A stretch of Schistocerca americana isolate TAMUIC-IGC-003095 chromosome 3, iqSchAmer2.1, whole genome shotgun sequence DNA encodes these proteins:
- the LOC124606893 gene encoding cuticle protein 38-like has product MKFLIVLSAVVAVALAKPGFLGAGVAAPAYAAGLAAAVQPAPVLVGGIHPGLASYGPANIVVGPGGYNLNTPDVAAARAAHLTAVAQTRARDAAINGAALAAASAAAYGAYAAPAVVAAPAVAAVAPAYAAPAAVAAPGLLAGPGALAALKAAYHG; this is encoded by the exons ATGAAGTTCCTG ATCGTCCTGAGTGCTGTTGTGGCCGTGGCCCTGGCCAAGCCCGGCTTCCTGGGGGCGGGCGTCGCTGCCCCCGCTTACGCCGCGGGCCTCGCTGCCGCCGTACAGCCCGCCCCTGTCCTGGTGGGCGGCATCCACCCCGGCCTCGCCTCCTACGGCCCAGCCAACATCGTCGTCGGGCCCGGCGGCTACAACCTCAACACCCCTGACGTAGCCGCCGCCAGAGCCGCCCACCTGACAGCCGTCGCCCAGACGAGGGCCCGCGACGCCGCCATCAACGGCGCCGCcctcgccgccgcctccgccgcagcCTACggcgcctacgccgcccccgctgtcGTCGCCGCCCCCGCTGTGGCTGCCGTCGCCCCTGCCTACGCTGCCCCCGCGGCTGTCGCCGCCCCTGGCCTGCTGGCCGGTCCTGGGGCTCTCGCTGCTCTCAAGGCCGCCTACCACGGCTAA